The DNA window AGCGCAGCGTTCCCGCCACCTTATAGATCAGAAATGCCATGATAACTTCCATGATACCGGTAACCGCCAGACTGATGATCGTATACCAGGCAATCCTTCCCTCAAATGTTCGAATAAATCTACTGCTCAATTTTATATCCTACCCCCCAGACTGTAGTGATGATCTTGTCGGTTCGGGTGTCGTCTTTCATCTTTCCGCGAAGCCGACGGATATGTACCATGACGGTATTGTTCGCCTCATAGACCTTCTCGTTCCATACCTTTTCAAAAATCTCATCGGTGCTGAACACCCGTCCCGGATGAGAAGCCAGCAGATACAAAATGTCAAATTCGATTGGAGTCAGCTTGACACTCTCTCCATCCACAAACACCTGATGTGTCTCTTTGATAATCGTTACATGATTCAGTCGGATCGTGCTGTCCTCCTCCTCCTTCTTCTCATTCGCCGGATTCAGATCCCGGTAACGCCGAAGCTGAGATTTCACCCGCGCCATCAGTTCCAGCGGATTAAACGGTTTCGTCACATAATCATCCGCCCCGGTCGTAAGTCCCACAATCTTATCTAACTCCTGTGTCTTGGCACTTACCATAATAATCGGCACATTGTGCTTCTCCCGAATCCTCCGGCACATCTCCAACCCGTCCATCTTCGGCATCATAATATCCAAAAGCACCAGATCAATCTTCTCCCGCTCCATAATCGCAAGCCCTTCCAGCGCATCCGAACTCTTCACCACCTGATACCCGTCACTGATCAGATACAACTCCAACAGATCCGCAATCTCCTGTTCATCATCCACAACTAAAATTCTGGTCTCTTTCATCTCCCATATCCTCCATATCCCATTATGTATTTCTCAGAATGTTACCCATCCCTGCCTCACAGAATCCTCTCTGCCAAACAGAACAGTCACTTCCAAATATTTTTTCGTACTCCACCGGGCAACCCGCCCACCTGTTCCCCTACAGTGTACCATCATTCCCCCACCAAAGTCCTTACCAAAAACTTAAAATCTCACGAACCCTTCTCTAGAGCGTGTTTGAAAAATCATTCCTGCAATCTGCACGCCCCACTTTGCGGCATATTTTACCTTCGTTCGGTTGACGTAGCCCGCTACGCCGCCCTCATTCAGGAAAAATCTCCCACAAACTGTGACGCACATCTTGCAGAAAGCCTTTTTCAAACACGCTCTAGCAGAACCATAAAACTCCGTCCCCACCGGCAAGCCCCGAAAAAAGCCACAACTCTCCGTCCCCATTGGTTTCCGCCAACAAACAGTTCTCTGCTAACAAACAGCGGCTGAACTGGGATTCCTTGGGTGAACAACACTTTGTGGGCGGTTAGGGCAAGCTTTGAAATCCGACACTTACGTAGACTTTCGCGCGGGTCAGCCGACCCGCGTGAATATAGTCGAAGTTAGTGGCTAGTTCAAAGTTGCCCTGCCCACGTTGTTCACCCAAGGAATCCCAGTTCAGCCGCGTTCCCTAAGCCGAAACCTATATTTTATTTACTCATTTTCCGTCTTGCCACAAAGATAATCAATAAACTGCTGCGCCGTCCGACCCGACAGCCCACCATGCTGCAACTCCCACTTATTCGCCTCAAGCAAAAGCTCCTCCTCCGGCATCTCCACATGGTGTCTCTCAGCCAGCGTCTTCACGATATTCTGGAACTGTTTCTTATCCGGTGCGCAGAAGAAAATAGACACGCCAAAACGTGCAACCAGCGACAGCTTCTCCTGAACCGTATCGGAAGAATGCAGATCATCTCTTCTCTCTTCTTTATCCGAGAATTTCTCCCGAACCAGATGTCTTCGATTGGAGGTCGCATAAATCAGAATATTATCCGGTTTTTTCTCCAGACCACCCTCGATTACAGCTTTCAGATATTTGTACTCGATCTCAAACTCCTCAAAAGACAGATCGTCCATATAAATAATAAACTTGTAATTCCGGTTCTTCACCTGTGCGATAATATCGTTCAGATCCTTGAACTGATGTTTATACGCCTCGATGATACGAAGTCCCTGATCATAATACTGATTCAGGATACCTTTGATACTGGAAGATTTACCGGTACCTGCATCACCGAACAGCAGACAGTTGTTTGCCGGACGTCCCTGTACGAAAGCCTCTGTATTGTCGATCAGTTTCTTCTTCGCGATCTCATATCCAACCAGATCATCCAGATGCACATGTGCGATATTCGTAATCGGCACGATCCGGGCAGGAGTCACCGTTCCGTCAATACGGAATGCTTTGTGAAGTCCCAGTTTACCAACACCGAATTCCTTATAAAACTGTACCATATCATCCATGAACTCTTTTGTGGACTCTGCCTTTGCCAGTTTTTCTGCCAGTGTGCAGATCCGGTCGCGGATGCGTTTGTTAAAGAACTTGCTGCCCTCGTTGATATTCTGATAATTGGTGATCAGGCTGCTGTCCACGGATGGATAAATCTTTTCCAGTTCTTTCAGATCAAAATCATACAGCTGTTTAAAGATCTCAAAATCATGCATTGCAAACGCATTGATCGTACCTTCCACCGGACCTACAATCTCACAGGCAGTACTGAACGCATTTTCATGATTGACCAGCAGATAGGTCAGATAATCATGCCACAGGTTTCCCGCAAATCCGTAGGTTCCTGCCATCTCTACCAGCTGGTGAATACATGCAAAATACTCCCCGCCCTTTCCGTAGAGCACCTTCGGATGAGAGATATCTTCCATCAACATAGTCATCTTCTCCAGCAATTCGCCCTGTTCAAAATCACGATATAAAATGCATTCTCTTATTCCTGTCATTGTCTTTACCTGTCTTTCTTACATCTAATATGTAATTGCTTATTCCGGCTGTTCCCTGTCTTCACAGCCGGACAGTTCTCATGTATCATTAATAATTTCCAAGAATCCGCAGATTATTCACCTCTCTGGAAATACCATACAGCGCATTTTTCACACCGCTGTCACTTAAGTTTCCTTCAAAGTCAACAAAGAAACGATACTCCCATTTTTTCTCCGGGATCGGGCGGGATTCGATCTTTGTCATGTTCAGATCATTATAGATAAAATGGGACAGTGTGTTATACAGACTTCCGCTCTCATGAGGGATCTCAAAACATACACTGATTTTTCCTGCTTCTTCCTGATAGATTTCTTCTTTGGATACGATAATAAACCGGGTGGAATTCTGCTGGCTGGAGAATACATGCGGTTTTAAAATCTGTAATCCGAAGCACTGTGCCGCATATGGACTTGCGATCGCTGCCTGTGTCAGATCTCCGTCTTCTTTTACTTTTTTTGCTGCCATTGCGGTGTTCAGATATTTCTCCGCTTTCCATTCCGGATGCTCTTCCAGGAATTTTTTACACTGGGACAGTGCCTGCGGATGAGAATATACCGTCTTAATGTCTTCAAGTGTGGAATTTTTCAGTGCCATCAGCGCATGATCCACCTGAATGATCTGCTCGCCGACGATACTGTGATGATATTCCACCAGAAGATCATAGATATCTGCTACGATGCCCGCAGTAGAATTTTCGATCGGAAGTACGGCATAATCTGCATCGCCGTTTTTGATCGCTTCCATCGCATCCCGCCAGGTTTCCACATTATAGTTCTCGATAGACTCTCCGAAAAAGCTGTGCATCGCGGTAAAACTGTATGCTCCTTCCACACCCTGGAATACCACTTTTGCCTTCTGCATCGGCAGGGAAGACACTTTGCGGAACGAAATGTTTCCTGCTTTTCCGTGCTCAGCCAGGATACGGTACTGTAATTTACGGCTCATCGCCATCATCTGACGAAACAGTTCGTATACGCCGACCCGGTTAAAGGAGTTGGATGCATAGTGTTCCAGTGTCATTAGTTTTTCTTTTTCTCTCTTCGGATCCAGCACTTCTTTGTTGTTGGAAATCTTATATTCCGCCACATCTGCACTCAGCTGCATCCGTTTCTCGAAAAGTTCTACGATTTCTTTGTCAATGGTATCAATCTGATCTCTGATCTCGAGTAAATCCAATGTTTTATTATCCATACTTTCTTTTTCCTATCCCATTTTTTCGCTTAATTTTGTCAGATCGCCGATAAAAGACAGCGAACCAAAAGCCACGATCACATCTTCTTTTTTCGCCAGTTCTTCCCCCAGCTGCAAGGCTTCCTCCAAAGAGCCGGCTACGTGAACATGTTCCGGTGACTGATATTTTTTCAGAACTTCTCCCAGTTCCTCTGCCGGAAGTGCCCGCGGGTTGTCCGGCGTTTCCATCGCAACGATTTCCTTTGCCATCGGCGCCATTCGTTTTGCGATCGCGTCGTACTGTTTATCCCGAAAAACACCCATCAGAAAGACAAACTCCCGATCCGGAAAATACATCCGCAAAGACTCCTGCAGTTTTTTCGCCGCATCCGGATTATGTGCGCCATCCACCACCAGATACGGGTTCTTTCTCAGAATAGTAAATCTTCCATTCCACCGTGCTTTTTCCATTCCGTTTCGGATCTGTTCGAAAGAAATCCGATAGCCCGCATCCTGCAAAGCACGGATTCCCGCCAGCGCAAGCACTGCATTTTCCAGCTGGTGCGAACCTGCCAGATGAATCATATAGGTTTCTTCCCGGTAGGTAAATACCATATGATCAAGATCTGCCGTCACAAGCTCTGCCTGTGTTTTCTCTCCCACATACAGCGGACATCCCTGCTCTTTACAGACCTGTTCGATAACATCCATCGCTTCTTTTTCCTGTCTGCAGGTAACAACCCGGCTGCCCGGTTTGATAATACCGGCTTTCTGCCCGGCGATCGCTCCCAGAGTATCCCCCAGATACTCCATATGATCCATACTGATCGATGTGATCACCGCTAGTTTTGTATTCCGGATCACATTCGTCGCATCGGTCTTTCCGCCCATGCCGCACTCCAGCAGGACAAAATCACATTGCTTTTCCTTATAATATAGAAAAGAAAGTGCCGTTTCAATCTCAAACGGAGACGGCAGAGGCTTCTGTTCCGCTTTCAGTTCCCCGATTGCTTTCACTACCGGATCCATCAGACGGCCAAATGCTTCTTCTGTGATATATCCTCCGTTGATCTGGATCCGTTCCCGGTATTCATACAGTGTCGGAGAGATAAATCTGCCAATCCGGTACCCTGCTTCCTGAAGAACTGCTGCCAGATAAGCCCCCACGCTTCCTTTTCCATTCGTTCCGGCAATATGGAGAAACTGCAGATCATCCTGCGGATTTCCCAGTTTCTCCAGCAGACAGGTAATCGCCTCCAGACCCATCTCACCGCCGAACCGATGACTTTCATCTATATATGTTCTTGCTTTTATATAATCCATAAAATATGGAACCTCCTATTGCGAGTAAACTGTTGTTATTATAGTACAAACGACACCATTTGACAAGGAACAGTTGTTCCGTTATGGTTCCGACAAAATCCTTCATTTTTCTCTTGCAATCCAAAAGTATTTATTATATGATGTTAGGCAGAGTAAAAAATGATGGTACTCTGTATAGTTTTATGACATACAAGGAGGTATATGATGAGACATCTGATGAGTCCTCTGGATCTCTCCGTTGAGGAGCTTGAGCATCTGCTGGATCTGGCAAATGACATTGAACGAAACCCGGAAAAATACGCGCACGCCTGTGACGGTAAAAAAATTGCAACTTTGTTCTATGAACCAAGTACCCGTACCCGTCTCAGTTTCGAAGCTGCCATGATGAATCTTGGTGGAAAGGCTCTTGGTTTTTCTTCCGCCGATTCCAGTTCCGCTTCCAAAGGTGAAAGCGTTTCTGATACCATTCGCGTTGTTTCCTGTTTTGCAGACATCTGTGCCATGCGTCATCCGAAAGAGGGTGCCCCACTGGTCGCTTCTTTAGTTTCCAAAATTCCCGTGATCAATGCCGGTGACGGTGGACATCAACATCCTACCCAGACATTAACTGATTTATTGACGATTCGTTCTCTGAAAGGACGACTGGATAATATTACGATCGGTCTTTGCGGCGATCTGAAGTTTGGACGTACCGTACACTCTCTGATTGAAGCTCTGGTTCGCTATCCGAATGTAAAATTCGTCCTGATCTCCCCGGAAGAACTCCGTATCCCGGACTATATCCGTGAAGATGTTCTGAGAGCCAGCGGTCATGAGTTTGAGGAAGTAACCCGTCTCGAAGACGCACTGCCAAAACTGGATGTTCTTTACATGACACGAGTACAGAAAGAACGTTTCTTCAACGAAGACGATTATGTCCGTATGAAAGACTTCTATATTCTGGACAAAGAGAAAATGAAACTCGCCGGACCGGATATGCTGGTTCTGCATCCACTGCCACGTGTCAATGAGATCTCCACTGAGATAGATTCTGACCCGCGAGCTGCATATTTTAAACAGGTACAGTACGGCGTCTATGTCCGTATGGCACTGATCCTGACGTTACTGGAGGTAAAAGTATGTTAAATGTAGGACGTATCGAAGAGGGATTTGTTCTGGACCACATCAAAGCCGGCAAATCCATGACAATTTATCATGATCTGAAACTGGACAAGCTGGACTGCTGTGTTGCCATCATCAAAAATGCCCGCAGCAATAAAATGGGCAAAAAAGATATCATCAAAGTAGAGTGTAACGTAGATATGCTGGATCTTGACATTCTCGGATTTATCGATCACAACATCACGGTGAACGTGATCCAGAACGGCAAGATCACTTCAAAGAAAGAACTGCATCTGCCTTCTCAGGTAGTCAACGTGATCCGTTGCAAAAACCCACGTTGTATCACTTCGATTGAACAGGAACTGGATCAGGTATTTATCCTGACCGATCCGGAGAAAGAAGTATACCGCTGCAAATACTGTGAAGAAAAATACAGAGGACATCGTAATAAATAAAAGCGAGGAATGTTATGGCTGTGGAACATCCAAATACGGAACATACCACTGCACTTCGTATCTATTATTGCGGAAGGGAGCAATGTGCTCCCGGACATTTTTGGGGGCCGGCTATCCGCCCCCATTATTTACTTCACGTGATTTTGCACGGAAAGGGGACCTTTTTGTATCATGGAAAAGAATATGCCCTTTCTTCCGGAGATGCCTTTCTGATCGAACCGATGCAGACACATTATTATCAGGCAGATAAAGAGGATCCCTGGGAATATGCCTGGGTTGGATTTGACGGAAATTGTGTGGAAAAGATACTGAATACAACTGTCCTTCGCTCTTCACCGGTCTTTTACAGTCCATCGGATCTGTGCTGTCAGCCTATGCTCCAGCTGAATACCCTGTTTTTTTCCCCGGAGAAGAATCCTCTGGCACTCGCTTCTGCATTCTTACAGCTGTTTTCCTGTATGACCCGGCCGGAAAGCGGCGGGCGAAGCGA is part of the Blautia faecicola genome and encodes:
- a CDS encoding response regulator transcription factor; protein product: MKETRILVVDDEQEIADLLELYLISDGYQVVKSSDALEGLAIMEREKIDLVLLDIMMPKMDGLEMCRRIREKHNVPIIMVSAKTQELDKIVGLTTGADDYVTKPFNPLELMARVKSQLRRYRDLNPANEKKEEEDSTIRLNHVTIIKETHQVFVDGESVKLTPIEFDILYLLASHPGRVFSTDEIFEKVWNEKVYEANNTVMVHIRRLRGKMKDDTRTDKIITTVWGVGYKIEQ
- a CDS encoding DUF6783 domain-containing protein — its product is MNEGGVAGYVNRTKVKYAAKWGVQIAGMIFQTRSREGFVRF
- a CDS encoding DUF6783 domain-containing protein, coding for MFYLRSVDVARYAALIQEKSPTNCDAHLAESLFQTRSSRTIKLRPHRQAPKKATTLRPHWFPPTNSSLLTNSG
- a CDS encoding ATP-binding protein; this translates as MTGIRECILYRDFEQGELLEKMTMLMEDISHPKVLYGKGGEYFACIHQLVEMAGTYGFAGNLWHDYLTYLLVNHENAFSTACEIVGPVEGTINAFAMHDFEIFKQLYDFDLKELEKIYPSVDSSLITNYQNINEGSKFFNKRIRDRICTLAEKLAKAESTKEFMDDMVQFYKEFGVGKLGLHKAFRIDGTVTPARIVPITNIAHVHLDDLVGYEIAKKKLIDNTEAFVQGRPANNCLLFGDAGTGKSSSIKGILNQYYDQGLRIIEAYKHQFKDLNDIIAQVKNRNYKFIIYMDDLSFEEFEIEYKYLKAVIEGGLEKKPDNILIYATSNRRHLVREKFSDKEERRDDLHSSDTVQEKLSLVARFGVSIFFCAPDKKQFQNIVKTLAERHHVEMPEEELLLEANKWELQHGGLSGRTAQQFIDYLCGKTENE
- the pheA gene encoding prephenate dehydratase, yielding MDNKTLDLLEIRDQIDTIDKEIVELFEKRMQLSADVAEYKISNNKEVLDPKREKEKLMTLEHYASNSFNRVGVYELFRQMMAMSRKLQYRILAEHGKAGNISFRKVSSLPMQKAKVVFQGVEGAYSFTAMHSFFGESIENYNVETWRDAMEAIKNGDADYAVLPIENSTAGIVADIYDLLVEYHHSIVGEQIIQVDHALMALKNSTLEDIKTVYSHPQALSQCKKFLEEHPEWKAEKYLNTAMAAKKVKEDGDLTQAAIASPYAAQCFGLQILKPHVFSSQQNSTRFIIVSKEEIYQEEAGKISVCFEIPHESGSLYNTLSHFIYNDLNMTKIESRPIPEKKWEYRFFVDFEGNLSDSGVKNALYGISREVNNLRILGNY
- a CDS encoding bifunctional folylpolyglutamate synthase/dihydrofolate synthase, with product MDYIKARTYIDESHRFGGEMGLEAITCLLEKLGNPQDDLQFLHIAGTNGKGSVGAYLAAVLQEAGYRIGRFISPTLYEYRERIQINGGYITEEAFGRLMDPVVKAIGELKAEQKPLPSPFEIETALSFLYYKEKQCDFVLLECGMGGKTDATNVIRNTKLAVITSISMDHMEYLGDTLGAIAGQKAGIIKPGSRVVTCRQEKEAMDVIEQVCKEQGCPLYVGEKTQAELVTADLDHMVFTYREETYMIHLAGSHQLENAVLALAGIRALQDAGYRISFEQIRNGMEKARWNGRFTILRKNPYLVVDGAHNPDAAKKLQESLRMYFPDREFVFLMGVFRDKQYDAIAKRMAPMAKEIVAMETPDNPRALPAEELGEVLKKYQSPEHVHVAGSLEEALQLGEELAKKEDVIVAFGSLSFIGDLTKLSEKMG
- the pyrB gene encoding aspartate carbamoyltransferase — encoded protein: MRHLMSPLDLSVEELEHLLDLANDIERNPEKYAHACDGKKIATLFYEPSTRTRLSFEAAMMNLGGKALGFSSADSSSASKGESVSDTIRVVSCFADICAMRHPKEGAPLVASLVSKIPVINAGDGGHQHPTQTLTDLLTIRSLKGRLDNITIGLCGDLKFGRTVHSLIEALVRYPNVKFVLISPEELRIPDYIREDVLRASGHEFEEVTRLEDALPKLDVLYMTRVQKERFFNEDDYVRMKDFYILDKEKMKLAGPDMLVLHPLPRVNEISTEIDSDPRAAYFKQVQYGVYVRMALILTLLEVKVC
- a CDS encoding aspartate carbamoyltransferase regulatory subunit; translation: MLNVGRIEEGFVLDHIKAGKSMTIYHDLKLDKLDCCVAIIKNARSNKMGKKDIIKVECNVDMLDLDILGFIDHNITVNVIQNGKITSKKELHLPSQVVNVIRCKNPRCITSIEQELDQVFILTDPEKEVYRCKYCEEKYRGHRNK
- a CDS encoding AraC family transcriptional regulator; its protein translation is MAVEHPNTEHTTALRIYYCGREQCAPGHFWGPAIRPHYLLHVILHGKGTFLYHGKEYALSSGDAFLIEPMQTHYYQADKEDPWEYAWVGFDGNCVEKILNTTVLRSSPVFYSPSDLCCQPMLQLNTLFFSPEKNPLALASAFLQLFSCMTRPESGGRSDHNEQYYQRALEYITNNYSYNLRIQDIADYIGVDRTYLYKIFMREAQISPKQYLLQYRIRAAAKLLQTQDYTVTEIAYSCGFRDSAAFCYHFRQQIGMTPRQYREKIRSGTY